A portion of the Acidisarcina polymorpha genome contains these proteins:
- a CDS encoding lysophospholipid acyltransferase family protein, whose translation MVDAPTPRPDPLPFGTRMLGNLVQAPLFFAATAFFGTLSLTASLFERDGKLQHQIARIWAATSMQIALSPVTIIGEEKLRVHRAAVYAANHLSYMDTPVLFSAIPFQFRILARHSLWKVPFIGWHLNRSGQIAVNTESPSISSLSGGVKALKAGMPLIVFPEGGRSRDGRLSTFMSGPAYMAIRAQVPLIPLAIVGTYELLPMHTRHFFPQSIKLVVGDPLDTSNCTIRQVEELTERLKEAITRLYSAHAERIPASSGGVDLDTANGRARQS comes from the coding sequence ATGGTGGACGCCCCTACACCGCGGCCGGATCCGCTCCCGTTCGGTACGCGGATGCTGGGAAACCTGGTACAGGCTCCGCTTTTTTTCGCTGCAACTGCTTTCTTCGGGACGCTTTCGCTTACGGCGTCGCTATTTGAGAGGGATGGGAAGCTTCAGCACCAGATTGCGCGTATTTGGGCAGCGACCTCGATGCAGATCGCGCTTTCACCCGTCACAATAATTGGTGAAGAGAAGCTGCGGGTACATCGGGCGGCAGTTTACGCGGCCAACCATTTGTCTTACATGGATACGCCGGTGCTGTTCAGCGCCATTCCTTTTCAGTTTCGCATCCTGGCGCGTCACTCCCTGTGGAAGGTACCGTTTATTGGCTGGCATCTGAACCGGTCGGGGCAGATCGCTGTTAATACGGAAAGTCCCTCCATCAGCAGCTTGAGCGGCGGAGTCAAGGCGCTGAAGGCGGGAATGCCGCTGATTGTTTTTCCTGAGGGCGGCCGAAGCCGGGATGGGCGGCTTTCCACATTCATGAGTGGTCCTGCATACATGGCGATCCGCGCCCAGGTACCGCTGATTCCGCTCGCGATCGTCGGGACCTATGAATTGCTGCCGATGCACACGCGGCACTTCTTCCCGCAATCGATCAAGCTAGTTGTCGGTGACCCTTTAGACACCTCAAATTGCACGATTCGACAGGTGGAGGAGCTGACGGAGCGGCTCAAGGAGGCGATTACCCGACTGTATTCCGCGCATGCGGAGAGGATTCCCGCCAGCTCCGGTGGTGTAGACCTGGATACTGCTAACGGTAGAGCGCGGCAAAGTTGA
- a CDS encoding ParB/RepB/Spo0J family partition protein — MSSGTTAAGNAESPKRRALGKGLESLLPLRPRPAEATPPAVEAAEPVETGRPREIAVGLIERNPFQTRTRFDEQQLDELAASIAATGVVQPILVRPLGGDRFQLIAGERRWLASQKAGKTTIPAMIRAVSDEQAMEMTIVENLQRTDLNPMEQARAFERLTREFKMTQEQMAQRTGKNRASISNFLRLLRLPVEIQGRVEAGELSFGHARALLAIEDPAMLIKAAQKVGALSMSVRQTETFVQGLLYPELKAKDEEKNKAEAVDPNVREAQERLQRALGLKVRIHDKQGRGQVVIEYARLEDFDALLEAIAG, encoded by the coding sequence ATGAGCAGCGGCACGACGGCGGCTGGCAATGCGGAAAGCCCAAAACGGCGAGCGCTTGGAAAGGGTCTTGAATCTTTGCTTCCTCTTCGGCCGCGGCCGGCAGAGGCTACGCCGCCGGCGGTTGAAGCAGCTGAGCCGGTTGAGACTGGCAGGCCGAGAGAGATTGCTGTTGGGTTGATCGAACGCAATCCGTTCCAGACGCGGACGCGCTTTGACGAACAGCAACTGGATGAGCTGGCAGCGTCGATCGCGGCGACCGGCGTGGTACAGCCGATCCTGGTACGGCCCCTGGGCGGCGACCGGTTCCAGTTGATTGCGGGGGAGCGGCGCTGGCTGGCTTCGCAGAAGGCGGGGAAGACTACCATTCCTGCGATGATCCGGGCTGTGTCTGATGAGCAGGCGATGGAAATGACGATCGTCGAGAACCTGCAGCGGACCGATTTGAATCCCATGGAGCAAGCCCGGGCATTCGAGCGGCTGACGCGCGAGTTCAAAATGACGCAGGAGCAGATGGCGCAACGCACCGGAAAGAACCGGGCATCGATCTCCAACTTTCTGCGCCTGCTTCGTTTGCCGGTTGAGATACAGGGCCGGGTCGAGGCCGGCGAGTTGAGTTTTGGCCATGCGCGGGCCCTGTTGGCGATTGAAGATCCGGCCATGTTGATCAAGGCCGCTCAGAAGGTGGGGGCGCTGTCGATGTCGGTACGGCAGACGGAGACTTTTGTGCAGGGGCTGCTCTATCCGGAGCTAAAGGCGAAGGACGAGGAGAAGAACAAAGCTGAGGCGGTGGATCCCAATGTCCGGGAGGCGCAGGAGCGCTTACAGCGGGCCTTAGGTTTGAAGGTGAGGATCCACGACAAGCAGGGGCGGGGGCAAGTGGTGATTGAGTATGCGCGGCTGGAGGACTTTGATGCGCTACTCGAGGCGATTGCTGGCTAG
- a CDS encoding gamma-glutamyl-gamma-aminobutyrate hydrolase family protein produces MNDALHSRLSSSEVRIALPEPTSTDAAYNQRAWAPYFHSLMSSGAVGVPIPLDGTRATIEKLMASCVGVLLPGSPADVDPRKYGAVPAAECAKPDVARQEVDEFLLETAYREGIPLLGICYGLQALNTWRGGTLVQHLPAVTKVDHDPGPEVLSAHSVRLTAGSRLETILGASTDLVSIVEPSVPSATVVNSSHHQGVDLPGEGLIVSARCVEDGTIEALEAESSGTADQFLVAVQWHPERSFDSSEASRHLFKAFVDAAVQYRSRVSAASMAG; encoded by the coding sequence ATGAACGATGCTTTACATTCTCGACTTAGCAGCTCTGAGGTGCGGATTGCGTTGCCTGAGCCGACCTCAACCGACGCAGCGTACAACCAGCGTGCTTGGGCGCCTTACTTTCATTCGCTGATGTCATCGGGCGCGGTGGGAGTGCCAATTCCTTTGGATGGAACGCGGGCGACGATCGAGAAGCTGATGGCATCATGCGTGGGGGTTCTCTTACCGGGCAGCCCGGCCGATGTGGATCCGCGGAAGTATGGGGCGGTTCCGGCTGCGGAGTGCGCCAAGCCCGATGTGGCGCGGCAGGAAGTGGATGAGTTTCTGCTGGAGACTGCTTATCGCGAGGGAATTCCTCTTCTAGGCATCTGCTATGGATTGCAGGCGCTGAATACATGGCGCGGCGGTACGCTGGTCCAGCACCTTCCGGCAGTGACGAAGGTGGATCACGACCCTGGACCCGAGGTGCTGAGCGCACATTCTGTGCGGTTGACCGCGGGGTCTAGACTGGAGACGATTCTTGGAGCGTCGACCGATCTGGTCTCGATCGTCGAGCCGAGTGTACCGTCGGCAACGGTGGTGAACTCGAGCCATCATCAAGGAGTGGACTTGCCGGGCGAAGGTCTCATCGTTAGCGCCCGTTGTGTCGAGGATGGAACCATTGAGGCGCTCGAGGCGGAGTCGTCCGGGACTGCGGACCAGTTCCTGGTGGCTGTGCAGTGGCATCCGGAGCGGAGCTTTGACTCGAGCGAGGCGTCGCGGCATTTGTTTAAGGCGTTCGTCGATGCGGCGGTCCAATATCGCTCGCGGGTATCGGCTGCTTCGATGGCTGGATGA
- the rsmG gene encoding 16S rRNA (guanine(527)-N(7))-methyltransferase RsmG, with the protein MQGAVTAETIREMVAGAGLLPLSRAAAEGFSKYFELLQRWNAKLNLTAIRSNEEILRRHFLESIFCAQGLPEGVGTLLDFGSGAGFPGIPVALCRPEIQVTLAESQGKKASFLREAVRVLGLSAEVFGRRVEEMAPERRFGVVTLRAVDKMESAISTAAERVGDAGWLVVLASSSSRLPDEFDGSEVRIPWLEHGVVLTGRRMFHVEQLPADLDHSVELDRDPSK; encoded by the coding sequence ATGCAGGGTGCTGTGACGGCGGAGACAATCAGGGAAATGGTAGCGGGCGCCGGGCTGCTGCCTCTCAGCCGGGCGGCTGCAGAGGGTTTCTCGAAGTACTTTGAATTACTGCAGCGTTGGAATGCAAAGCTGAACCTCACTGCGATCCGGTCTAACGAAGAAATCCTCCGCAGACACTTCCTAGAAAGCATCTTTTGCGCACAGGGCCTTCCTGAAGGGGTTGGAACGCTTCTCGATTTCGGCTCGGGTGCGGGTTTCCCCGGGATTCCGGTTGCGCTATGCCGACCTGAGATTCAGGTGACGTTGGCTGAGTCGCAGGGGAAGAAAGCGAGTTTTCTTCGGGAAGCTGTTCGGGTCTTGGGACTTTCTGCAGAGGTCTTCGGGAGGCGCGTCGAGGAGATGGCGCCGGAGAGAAGATTTGGGGTGGTGACTCTGCGGGCAGTCGACAAGATGGAGTCTGCGATTTCAACCGCGGCCGAGAGGGTTGGTGATGCTGGTTGGCTGGTTGTTTTAGCAAGCTCGTCCTCTCGGCTTCCCGATGAGTTTGACGGCTCTGAAGTGCGGATACCGTGGCTCGAGCATGGGGTTGTCTTGACTGGACGACGAATGTTCCACGTGGAACAGCTACCCGCAGATCTAGATCATTCGGTAGAGCTGGACCGCGATCCATCCAAGTAG
- a CDS encoding ATP-binding cassette domain-containing protein has protein sequence MVLVDVAAISKSYAGAGGKRIFVTDAVTFSIERGETLGLVGESGSGKSTVARILLGLIEPDAGKVFFDGLAVTGASGAEMRRLRRRMQPVFQDPFAALNPRMRVAEIVTEPLTIYRREAGVDGSRTGLRRQASELMRAVGLDESALGRYPHEFSGGQRQRINIARALALRPELLILDEPVSALDVSVGAQVVNLLRDLQREFHLTYLFISHSMPLVRYLSTNIAVMRNGKLVEIGRCEDICNHPSDEYTKSLLAATPAMA, from the coding sequence ATGGTACTGGTCGACGTGGCGGCGATTTCGAAGAGCTATGCCGGGGCTGGCGGCAAGCGCATATTTGTAACCGATGCTGTTACTTTTTCGATCGAGCGGGGCGAGACGCTTGGCCTCGTAGGAGAGTCGGGTTCGGGAAAGAGCACGGTGGCGCGGATCCTCTTGGGCCTGATTGAGCCTGATGCGGGGAAAGTGTTCTTCGATGGGCTTGCGGTTACTGGAGCGTCGGGCGCGGAAATGCGTCGTCTTCGGCGGCGTATGCAGCCAGTCTTTCAGGACCCGTTTGCTGCTTTGAATCCAAGGATGCGAGTCGCGGAGATCGTCACGGAACCGCTCACCATTTACCGTCGGGAAGCGGGGGTGGATGGAAGCCGGACAGGTCTACGACGGCAGGCCTCGGAGTTGATGCGAGCGGTGGGCCTGGATGAATCCGCGTTGGGGCGGTACCCGCATGAATTTTCTGGCGGCCAGCGGCAACGCATCAATATCGCTCGAGCCCTGGCGCTAAGGCCGGAGCTGTTGATTCTGGATGAACCGGTGTCGGCGCTCGATGTAAGCGTGGGGGCGCAGGTGGTGAATTTGCTCCGCGATTTGCAGCGGGAGTTTCACCTGACCTATCTGTTCATCTCGCACTCGATGCCGCTGGTGCGGTATCTCTCGACCAATATTGCCGTGATGCGCAACGGAAAGTTGGTGGAGATTGGAAGATGCGAGGATATTTGTAACCATCCCAGTGACGAATATACAAAGTCTTTGCTGGCGGCCACGCCGGCGATGGCTTGA
- a CDS encoding ParA family protein, with translation MARVLAVVNQKGGVGKTTTAINLSAALALEGLRCLIIDCDPQANSTGGFGFARDDERESVYDVLVGNASLASTSLQTEIETLRLVPSSKNLIGANVELIQVERRAYRLKEAVDAVRKDYDYILLDCPPALDLLTLNSLVAADRLLVPMQAEYFALEGISELMNTLERVQSTFNADLQIEGVLLTMYDDRTNLAQQVTENLREFFKEKLLKTAIPRNVRLAEAPSYGKPVLLYDAKSRGAESYRDLATEILARNDVESPRAKERKAAAEKARNSVKVKFWPYG, from the coding sequence ATGGCTCGAGTGTTAGCAGTAGTCAACCAAAAAGGTGGCGTGGGTAAGACCACTACGGCAATTAACTTATCGGCAGCCCTGGCGTTGGAGGGCCTTCGATGCTTGATTATCGATTGCGACCCTCAAGCTAATTCGACGGGGGGGTTTGGATTTGCCCGGGACGATGAGCGGGAGTCCGTGTATGACGTGCTTGTTGGCAACGCCTCGTTAGCTTCGACTTCGCTGCAGACGGAGATCGAGACGCTCAGGCTCGTGCCTTCCAGCAAGAACCTGATCGGCGCCAATGTGGAACTGATCCAGGTAGAACGGCGTGCCTACCGGCTCAAAGAGGCCGTCGATGCGGTCCGAAAGGATTATGACTATATTTTGCTCGACTGTCCGCCGGCGCTGGATTTGCTCACCCTGAACTCGCTGGTGGCGGCGGACCGGTTGCTGGTTCCCATGCAGGCAGAATATTTCGCGCTCGAAGGCATTAGTGAGCTCATGAACACGTTGGAGCGAGTGCAGAGCACATTTAATGCAGATCTCCAGATTGAAGGCGTGCTGCTAACGATGTATGACGACCGAACGAATTTGGCCCAGCAGGTCACTGAGAATCTCCGAGAATTCTTCAAGGAAAAGCTGTTAAAGACGGCGATTCCGAGGAATGTCCGGCTCGCGGAAGCCCCGAGCTACGGGAAGCCGGTACTTCTGTATGACGCGAAGTCCCGAGGAGCGGAGAGTTACCGGGACCTCGCGACCGAGATTCTGGCGAGAAACGATGTCGAAAGTCCGCGAGCGAAAGAGCGCAAGGCCGCCGCGGAGAAGGCGCGAAACTCGGTCAAGGTGAAGTTCTGGCCCTATGGATGA